A portion of the Macaca mulatta isolate MMU2019108-1 chromosome 4, T2T-MMU8v2.0, whole genome shotgun sequence genome contains these proteins:
- the PRRT1 gene encoding proline-rich transmembrane protein 1, with protein MSSEKSGLPDSVPHTSPPPYNAPQPPAEPPAPPPQAAPSSHHHHHHHYHQSGTATLPRLGAGGLASSAATAQRGPSSSATLPRPPHHAPPGPAAGAPPPGCATLPRMPPDPYLQETRFEGPLPPPPPAAAAPPPPAPAQTAQAPGFVVPTHAGTVGTLPLGGYVAPGYPLQLQPCTAYVPVYPVGTPYAGGTPGGTGVTSTLPPPPQGPGLALLEPRRPPHDYMPIAVLTTICCFWPTGIIAIFKAVQVRTALARGDMVSAEIASREARNFSFISLAVGIAAMVLCTILTVVIIIAAQHHENYWDP; from the exons ATGTCATCCGAAAAGTCAg GACTCCCAGACTCAGTCCCTCACACTTCTCCACCGCCCTACAATGCCCCTCAGCCTCCAGCCGAACCCCCAGCCCCACCGCCACAGGCAGCCCCTTCCTcgcaccatcaccaccaccaccactaccatcagtCTGGCACCGCCACCCTCCCGCGCTTAGGGGCAGGGGGCCTGGCATCTTCCGCGGCCACCGCTCAGCGCGGTCCCTCCTCCTCCGCCACGCTGCCGAGACCCCCCCACCACGCCCCTCCCGGCCCTGCTGCCGGGGCACCCCCACCCGGCTGCGCTACCTTGCCCCGCATGCCACCCGACCCTTACCTGCAGGAGACTCGCTTCGAGGGCCCACTTCCCCCGCCGCCGCCCGCTgccgccgccccgcccccgccggcGCCAGCCCAGACTGCCCAGGCCCCTGGCTTCGTGGTGCCCACGCACGCGGGAACTGTGGGCACGCTGCCGCTGGGGGGCTACGTAGCACCCGGATACCCCCTGCAGCTGCAGCCCTGCACTGCTTACGTGCCGGTCTACCCGGTGGGCACG CCATATGCAGGCGGGACCCCAGGGGGGACAGGCGTGACCTCCACTCTCCCCCCGCCGCCCCAGGGCCCAGGGCTGGCCCTGCTGGAGCCGAGGCGCCCGCCACACGACTACATGCCCATCGCGGTGCTGACCACCATCTGTTGCTTCTGGCCTACTGGCATCATTGCCATCTTCAAGGCAGTGCAG GTGCGCACGGCCTTGGCCCGCGGAGACATGGTGTCGGCCGAGATCGCTTCACGCGAGGCCCGGAACTTCTCCTTCATCTCCCTGGCCGTGGGCATCGCGGCTATGGTGCTCTGTACCATCCTCACCGTAGTCATCATCATCGCCGCGCAGCACCACGAGAACTACTGGGATCCCTAA
- the PRRT1 gene encoding proline-rich transmembrane protein 1 isoform X1, whose amino-acid sequence MPGTQTPAPARDPHSGCRDPVPARPQACHPKSQETRFEGPLPPPPPAAAAPPPPAPAQTAQAPGFVVPTHAGTVGTLPLGGYVAPGYPLQLQPCTAYVPVYPVGTPYAGGTPGGTGVTSTLPPPPQGPGLALLEPRRPPHDYMPIAVLTTICCFWPTGIIAIFKAVQVRTALARGDMVSAEIASREARNFSFISLAVGIAAMVLCTILTVVIIIAAQHHENYWDP is encoded by the exons ATGCCAGg CACCCAGACTCCAGCACCGGCCAGGGACCCCCACTCCGGCTGCAGGGACCCTGTCCCAGCGAGACCGCAGGCATGTCATCCGAAAAGTCAg GAGACTCGCTTCGAGGGCCCACTTCCCCCGCCGCCGCCCGCTgccgccgccccgcccccgccggcGCCAGCCCAGACTGCCCAGGCCCCTGGCTTCGTGGTGCCCACGCACGCGGGAACTGTGGGCACGCTGCCGCTGGGGGGCTACGTAGCACCCGGATACCCCCTGCAGCTGCAGCCCTGCACTGCTTACGTGCCGGTCTACCCGGTGGGCACG CCATATGCAGGCGGGACCCCAGGGGGGACAGGCGTGACCTCCACTCTCCCCCCGCCGCCCCAGGGCCCAGGGCTGGCCCTGCTGGAGCCGAGGCGCCCGCCACACGACTACATGCCCATCGCGGTGCTGACCACCATCTGTTGCTTCTGGCCTACTGGCATCATTGCCATCTTCAAGGCAGTGCAG GTGCGCACGGCCTTGGCCCGCGGAGACATGGTGTCGGCCGAGATCGCTTCACGCGAGGCCCGGAACTTCTCCTTCATCTCCCTGGCCGTGGGCATCGCGGCTATGGTGCTCTGTACCATCCTCACCGTAGTCATCATCATCGCCGCGCAGCACCACGAGAACTACTGGGATCCCTAA